One Rhodospirillaceae bacterium genomic region harbors:
- a CDS encoding outer membrane lipoprotein-sorting protein has product MAIALEGDRRDQGWSDSSVTLQMILNNRHGEKSTRELRIKSLEVVDDQLGDKSLTVFDRPRDVKGTAFLSFTRIHEPDDQWLYLPALERVKRISSANKSGPFMGSEFSYEDMSSQEVAKYTYKWLRDEPCGEKVCFVVEQYPVYENSGYKRRIVWIDQEDYIPWMIEFYDRKDALLKTMSLSEYQLYLGQYWRAQKMYVENHLTGKSTTLIFKDYLLGSGLDETEFNRNSLSRVR; this is encoded by the coding sequence ATGGCGATAGCCCTGGAAGGTGATAGGCGCGATCAGGGCTGGTCTGATAGCTCGGTTACTCTGCAGATGATCTTAAACAACCGCCATGGGGAGAAGAGTACCCGGGAGTTGAGGATTAAATCATTAGAAGTAGTTGACGATCAATTAGGAGATAAAAGTCTCACGGTTTTTGATAGGCCAAGAGATGTTAAAGGAACTGCTTTCTTGAGTTTTACCCGGATACATGAGCCAGACGATCAATGGCTTTATCTTCCTGCATTAGAGCGCGTCAAAAGAATTTCGTCAGCTAATAAATCTGGACCATTTATGGGAAGCGAATTTTCTTATGAGGACATGAGTTCGCAAGAGGTGGCTAAATATACCTACAAATGGCTACGTGATGAGCCCTGCGGAGAGAAGGTATGCTTTGTAGTGGAGCAGTATCCAGTTTATGAGAACTCAGGCTACAAACGGCGCATAGTCTGGATTGATCAGGAAGATTATATTCCCTGGATGATAGAGTTTTATGATCGGAAAGATGCCTTGTTAAAGACGATGAGCCTCAGTGAGTATCAGCTATATTTGGGCCAGTATTGGAGGGCCCAGAAGATGTACGTGGAAAATCATCTGACAGGTAAATCAACTACACTTATATTCAAGGATTATTTACTAGGGTCTGGTTTGGATGAAACAGAGTTTAACCGCAATTCATTGTCNCGAGTTAGATAA
- a CDS encoding phosphodiesterase, with protein MLIAHFSDIHVAPEGKSALHGINTRSTLAHCVEHINNLDPQPDVILITGDLTSEGSPDEYAVLRSYLSLLDQPYFLIPGNHDXRKNLRAAFSDFPHIGGSGDFINYTVEDYSVRLIGLDTLLPGSESGILCDQRLNWLDKVLVKSPDRQTLLFMHHPPFMSGLPKMDKMRLKDSKKFADVLQKHSQIEMILCGHLHRPVQTIWENIPTLVATSISKQFPLNLGGEEMEAIIPEPTGLYLHLLTEEGLVTHTSLLPSSR; from the coding sequence ATGCTAATTGCCCACTTCAGTGATATCCATGTGGCCCCAGAAGGAAAGTCGGCCTTGCATGGCATCAACACGCGCTCGACCCTTGCTCATTGTGTCGAACACATCAACAATCTGGATCCACAACCCGACGTCATTTTAATTACGGGAGACTTAACTTCGGAAGGATCTCCGGATGAATACGCGGTTCTACGATCCTATCTCTCTCTACTAGATCAGCCATATTTTCTTATTCCNGGCAACCATGACAANAGAAAAAACCTTCGTGCAGCATTTTCGGATTTCCCCCACATCGGCGGATCCGGNGATTTTATTAACTACACAGTGGAAGACTACTCTGTCCGCCTGATAGGACTAGATACCCTGCTCCCCGGCAGTGAATCTGGGATATTATGCGACCAAAGACTGAATTGGCTGGATAAAGTACTCGTAAAATCGCCAGACCGCCAAACTCTGCTCTTTATGCACCATCCCCCATTTATGTCTGGCTTACCTAAGATGGATAAAATGAGACTGAAGGACTCTAAAAAATTTGCCGACGTCCTCCAAAAACACTCTCAAATTGAAATGATTTTATGTGGACATCTACATAGACCGGTACAAACAATATGGGAGAACATTCCAACGCTAGTGGCAACGTCTATCTCAAAACAGTTTCCATTAAATTTAGGGGGAGAAGAAATGGAGGCCATAATCCCCGAACCCACGGGTCTTTACCTCCATTTGCTCACTGAGGAGGGCTTAGTAACCCATACCAGCCTGCTGCCATCCTCCCGGTAA
- a CDS encoding alpha/beta hydrolase produces the protein MAFFEKFERKRLKTTGTEINLVIGGSGDPVLLLHGYPQSHVMWHKIAPMLAESHTVIATDLRGYGESGKPPGGKDHAGFSKRASAEDQIQVMKQLGHDNFYLVGHDRGARVGHRLALDYPGTVRKLVSLDVVPTTQIFTSVDRATAQAYFHWFLMLQPEPLAETLIGNSRDFYLRWLLDHWASVPGAISEEAYQEYLKSFTRTGAIHSMCEDYRAVNLDMRHDLEDGDKKITCPVLALWGSGQSQHPGWPSMHLDVVKEWKKCAHDVRGWGIDCGHFMPEEAAEATFAAIIDFLA, from the coding sequence TTGGCTTTTTTTGAAAAATTTGAGCGAAAGCGCTTAAAAACAACCGGTACAGAAATTAATTTGGTTATCGGAGGGTCAGGTGACCCCGTGCTTTTATTGCATGGTTATCCACAGTCTCATGTTATGTGGCATAAAATTGCTCCAATGCTTGCCGAGAGCCATACGGTTATCGCGACTGATCTACGAGGTTACGGAGAAAGCGGGAAGCCGCCAGGAGGAAAGGATCACGCTGGGTTTTCTAAACGAGCCTCTGCCGAGGACCAAATTCAGGTAATGAAACAGCTGGGACATGATAATTTTTACCTTGTCGGGCATGATCGGGGAGCTCGGGTAGGGCATAGATTAGCTTTGGATTATCCCGGGACGGTTCGCAAGCTTGTGTCTCTGGATGTTGTTCCAACTACCCAAATATTTACATCCGTAGACCGAGCTACTGCCCAAGCATACTTCCATTGGTTTTTAATGTTGCAGCCAGAACCTCTCGCAGAAACCCTAATTGGGAATAGTCGGGACTTTTATTTACGATGGCTGTTAGACCATTGGGCGTCTGTTCCAGGCGCTATTTCGGAAGAAGCATACCAAGAGTACCTAAAGTCATTTACCCGGACGGGAGCCATCCACAGCATGTGTGAGGATTATAGGGCTGTCAATCTGGATATGCGGCACGATTTAGAAGATGGTGATAAAAAGATTACATGCCCGGTTCTCGCTCTCTGGGGATCTGGGCAAAGTCAGCATCCCGGGTGGCCAAGTATGCACTTGGATGTGGTTAAAGAATGGAAAAAATGTGCACATGATGTTAGGGGTTGGGGTATAGATTGCGGGCACTTCATGCCAGAGGAGGCAGCAGAGGCAACATTTGCAGCGATCATAGATTTTTTAGCCTGA
- a CDS encoding CoA ester lyase: MESKPSKARRSLLFVPGNRLNLLPKAIKARPDIICIDLEDSIPPEQKSRARTEVLEFFKTTSAHPKIELVMRINSLQTHEGIRDIDHIMTSSHPPLALMFTKLNHAAEIILLDKLLSSALLKKIRFHVIIETNSSLENVISIANASDRIDCLLFGGVDMAAELRTTFDWESLLYSRSRIVHAAASANIDSMDMPALNIENLEELETTAKAATKLGFTGKAAIHPSHIAIINQCFSPNPKAVEEAXKVVAAYENSTNGLAVVDGKLLEKPFIRSMYRILALSKQGQ; encoded by the coding sequence ATGGAATCTAAACCCTCAAAGGCCCGCCGAAGCTTACTTTTTGTTCCCGGCAATAGGCTGAACTTGCTTCCTAAGGCCATTAAGGCCCGGCCAGATATTATTTGTATCGACCTAGAGGACTCTATTCCACCTGAACAAAAGTCCAGAGCTCGCACAGAAGTTCTGGAATTTTTTAAAACCACCTCCGCTCATCCAAAGATAGAACTGGTGATGAGAATTAATAGTCTTCAGACACACGAGGGAATACGGGATATTGATCACATCATGACGAGCTCTCATCCCCCATTAGCGTTAATGTTTACTAAATTAAATCATGCTGCCGAAATAATCCTGCTTGATAAGCTTTTATCAAGTGCCCTGCTAAAAAAAATTCGCTTCCACGTGATAATAGAAACCAACTCAAGCCTAGAGAATGTAATTTCGATAGCCAATGCCTCTGATAGAATAGACTGCTTATTATTTGGTGGAGTAGACATGGCAGCCGAACTAAGAACCACCTTTGACTGGGAGAGTTTATTATATTCGCGGTCCCGCATAGTGCATGCAGCAGCTTCGGCAAACATCGATTCTATGGACATGCCAGCACTCAATATCGAGAACCTTGAGGAGTTGGAAACAACTGCAAAAGCCGCAACAAAGCTAGGTTTCACCGGTAAGGCCGCGATACATCCATCACACATAGCAATAATCAACCAATGTTTTTCGCCGAACCCCAAGGCCGTGGAGGAGGCTAGNAAAGTTGTCGCTGCATATGAAAATAGTACCAACGGACTAGCTGTAGTCGATGGCAAACTTCTAGAAAAACCCTTTATCCGATCTATGTACCGAATTCTGGCCCTATCAAAACAGGGTCAATAG
- a CDS encoding bifunctional ADP-dependent NAD(P)H-hydrate dehydratase/NAD(P)H-hydrate epimerase, protein MSLPMNLGGMPIVTASQMYSAEESALCDGLTTLDLMENACQSIVSEITARWTPRKALILCGPGQNAGDGLGAACLLQQNMWXVDVVRCFPDKDFEGNAQIMLERWGDPCADIETVQLENYSLVVDAVFGIGLKRELDPRLCCFFKKINSLNIDVVAVDIPSGVSSDTGAVLGGSLQANLTVALGLPKPAHFXLPGKSICGQIVVRDIGVRENNLGNDALSIKINGPNLWWDKIPRLKPENHKYHRGHSVIVGGGSKNSTGAARXAAEASLRGGSGLATXLAPTEALEQYSCAPASLLLEGVDKLPDLEDFLSDDRKNVVLIGPGCGVSEQTRLWTKTILSSSKKVVLDADALTSFSPNPTILFDLISXDTVLTPHSGEFARLFRDLHYGDKISLTRAAAKTSGATIIYKGNDTVIAEPDGKAVVNFNAPISLATAGTGDVLSGIVLGFLAQGCSPFDASCIAVWCHSRAATYVGPGLIADDLVKQIPKVFQELEDYLSI, encoded by the coding sequence ATGAGTTTACCTATGAACCTAGGGGGAATGCCCATTGTAACAGCATCCCAGATGTACAGCGCAGAGGAATCAGCGTTGTGCGATGGCCTAACAACATTGGATTTGATGGAGAATGCCTGTCAGTCAATCGTCTCGGAAATCACAGCTCGATGGACGCCGCGCAAAGCTCTAATTCTGTGTGGTCCTGGGCAAAATGCTGGAGATGGTTTAGGTGCGGCATGTCTGCTGCAACAAAACATGTGGATNGTAGACGTTGTTCGATGTTTTCCAGATAAGGATTTTGAGGGCAACGCCCAAATTATGTTAGAACGTTGGGGCGATCCGTGTGCCGACATAGAGACAGTCCAATTAGAAAATTATTCCTTAGTAGTAGATGCGGTGTTTGGCATCGGGCTAAAGAGGGAGTTAGATCCTCGGCTATGCTGTTTCTTTAAGAAAATTAACTCACTGAACATCGATGTAGTAGCAGTGGATATCCCCTCGGGAGTTTCCTCAGATACTGGAGCTGTGTTAGGTGGCTCTTTACAGGCCAACTTAACGGTTGCCCTTGGATTACCTAAACCAGCTCATTTTNTGCTACCCGGAAAAAGTATTTGTGGTCAAATTGTGGTTAGGGACATTGGCGTGAGGGAGAATAATCTCGGTAACGATGCACTAAGTATCAAAATAAATGGTCCAAATCTTTGGTGGGACAAAATTCCCCGCCTTAAGCCTGAAAATCATAAGTATCATAGGGGACATTCGGTAATTGTGGGTGGGGGTTCTAAAAATTCAACAGGGGCAGCTCGCNTGGCAGCAGAGGCCTCCTTGCGCGGAGGTAGTGGGTTGGCAACGTTNCTGGCACCTACAGAGGCTTTGGAGCAGTATTCGTGTGCTCCGGCTTCATTATTATTGGAAGGGGTAGATAAATTACCCGACCTGGAGGATTTTCTAAGCGATGATCGTAAAAATGTTGTTCTAATTGGACCAGGTTGCGGGGTCAGTGAACAAACGCGACTTTGGACCAAAACAATTCTTTCATCATCAAAAAAGGTTGTCCTAGACGCCGATGCTCTCACATCCTTTTCTCCCAACCCAACAATCTTATTTGATCTAATTTCCNCTGACACTGTGCTNACGCCACATTCTGGTGAGTTTGCAAGGTTGTTCAGAGATCTCCACTATGGGGACAAGATTAGTTTGACGCGGGCTGCAGCTAAAACCAGTGGTGCCACTATTATTTATAAAGGGAATGATACCGTAATAGCCGAGCCAGATGGTAAAGCGGTCGTTAATTTCAATGCTCCAATAAGTCTGGCGACAGCCGGCACGGGCGATGTGCTATCAGGAATTGTGCTAGGGTTTTTGGCTCAGGGTTGTAGTCCGTTTGACGCAAGTTGCATTGCGGTGTGGTGCCATTCCCGTGCAGCGACCTACGTGGGGCCCGGACTAATAGCAGATGATTTGGTTAAACAAATACCGAAGGTTTTCCAGGAATTGGAAGATTATTTATCAATATGA
- a CDS encoding enoyl-CoA hydratase, whose protein sequence is MTYDYDTLEVSDEKEVIVVTMNRTEKRNALSNLMKEELTDVARTIGKSTTCSCVILAANGSVFSAGNDINEVGRIEAVPLAEARKLVRLGADLCEAWENLPSLTIAAVNGAAIGGGTSLAVACDFRVLSPEAYFYAPEVELGLTFSWNTLARLGDLVGPARTKLIGALSRKINASTALQWGLCEEVSEDPKLTARRLADEIKLKPRIAQQMVKESVNRHFQSPNTAYLEQDQILLSLLAGESKRLHELKQRELSS, encoded by the coding sequence ATGACCTACGACTATGATACTTTGGAAGTCTCGGACGAGAAGGAAGTTATTGTGGTGACCATGAATAGAACAGAGAAACGGAACGCTCTATCCAATTTAATGAAAGAAGAACTGACTGATGTTGCCAGGACGATAGGTAAAAGTACTACTTGTTCTTGTGTCATCCTGGCAGCTAATGGTTCAGTTTTTAGCGCTGGAAATGATATAAATGAGGTGGGCCGTATAGAAGCGGTACCTCTGGCTGAGGCAAGAAAATTAGTGCGGCTGGGTGCTGACCTCTGTGAAGCTTGGGAAAACCTGCCATCCTTGACGATAGCTGCCGTAAACGGNGCGGCTATTGGAGGAGGAACATCTTTGGCGGTCGCCTGTGACTTCAGAGTTTTAAGTCCGGAGGCTTATTTTTACGCCCCTGAAGTAGAACTTGGTTTGACATTCAGTTGGAATACACTAGCTAGGTTGGGGGATTTGGTCGGGCCTGCCCGGACTAAATTAATTGGAGCGCTCTCGCGAAAGATTAATGCCTCCACCGCGCTCCAATGGGGTTTATGTGAGGAAGTAAGTGAGGATCCAAAACTTACCGCGCGCCGTTTAGCTGACGAAATCAAGTTAAAGCCAAGAATAGCGCAGCAAATGGTAAAAGAATCTGTTAACCGGCATTTCCAATCTCCGAATACAGCGTACCTCGAACAGGACCAAATACTCCTATCATTGTTGGCTGGAGAGTCCAAGCGGTTGCACGAATTAAAGCAGCGGGAGTTATCTTCCTAA
- a CDS encoding ArsR family transcriptional regulator → MPKRGLNNIDRKILAALQENARISNVDLAETVGLSPSPCLRRVKMLEKQGVIDKYVCLLDQAQAGYPVNVFVSVSLERQIETALDEFESAVAKRPEVMECYLMTGDADYLLRIVTVDLASYEKFLVDHLTRIPGVRSIKSSFSLKQVSYRTALPLN, encoded by the coding sequence ATGCCAAAACGTGGGTTAAATAATATCGATCGTAAAATACTTGCCGCATTGCAAGAGAACGCCCGAATTTCGAATGTCGATTTGGCTGAAACGGTGGGACTTTCCCCTTCCCCTTGTCTGCGGAGGGTCAAAATGCTGGAGAAGCAGGGCGTCATAGACAAATACGTTTGCCTGCTCGACCAAGCGCAAGCAGGCTATCCAGTAAACGTATTCGTAAGCGTAAGTTTGGAACGACAAATCGAAACTGCTCTAGACGAATTTGAGTCAGCGGTCGCCAAAAGGCCTGAAGTAATGGAATGCTATTTAATGACAGGAGATGCAGACTATCTCCTGCGGATTGTCACTGTTGACTTAGCAAGCTACGAAAAATTTTTAGTTGACCACCTTACCCGCATACCCGGCGTCAGGAGCATAAAGTCCAGCTTTTCTCTTAAGCAAGTCTCCTACCGAACAGCCTTGCCACTGAACTGA
- a CDS encoding transketolase: MASDRNELNKVSAADLKLLKAIEKKVLWLSSWTIHEANHIRPMRDGLKVGGHQASCASVVTLMTALYFWVLRAEDRVAVKPHASPVFHAIQYLLGRQSKNNLKNFRGFGGAQSYPSRTKDGDDVDISTGSVGLGGALTLFASLAQDYVRAHNFPSAQELDGRMISLFGDAELDEGNVFEALFEGRKHNIQNLWWIIDYNRQSLDSVVTDQVFSRLSDLFQSMDWNVETIKYGNLLRQAASKPGGNALLSWIDDCPNQLYSALTFKGGAAWRERLKLDIGDASGMAGLLDEYDDVELHSLMTNLAGHDMGSVLDAYGAAAASDRPTCIIAYTIKGYGLPLAGHKDNHAGLMSLEQMEKFRNQCGVREGEEWEHFAGLSEHKDDLRGFIKRVPFSCREQRQHQAGPIIVPSRLEFRETANTSTQESFGRILNELGKEDSEFSQRLVSTSPDVTVSTNLGPWVNRKHIFDRQEKPDIFSSEEVVSAQSWIMSPAGQHIELGIAENNLFLMLAALGLSAEWFGVRLLPIGTLYDPFIARGLDALNYACYQDARFMLVGTPSGITLAPEGGAHQSIGTPLVGIGQPGLTYFEPTYADELAIIMQWGFRHMQTDDGGSIYLRLSTRPLEQPDRSLSEETVSQIISGAYWRQKPTSEASFVLVYCGAVAPEVEHAFHEVLEDEPSAGLLAITSPDRIYENWQSVRGRQSXERDTGPAFIEEVLEIVPNSAALITVIDGHPATLAWLGSVRGHRIYPLGVSTFGQSGDILDLYASYGLDSNAIIXAVATACLQAR, encoded by the coding sequence GTGGCGAGTGACCGCAATGAACTTAACAAGGTTTCCGCCGCTGATCTCAAGTTGTTAAAGGCGATAGAGAAGAAAGTTCTGTGGCTTTCGTCCTGGACCATCCATGAGGCAAATCACATTAGGCCGATGCGCGATGGATTAAAGGTAGGCGGACACCAAGCCTCGTGTGCATCTGTTGTAACCCTGATGACGGCTTTATATTTTTGGGTATTGAGAGCTGAGGATCGGGTGGCGGTCAAACCTCATGCAAGCCCGGTGTTTCATGCTATCCAATATTTGCTTGGACGCCAAAGCAAGAACAATCTGAAGAATTTCAGAGGGTTTGGGGGTGCGCAATCTTACCCGTCACGAACCAAAGATGGAGACGATGTTGATATTTCTACGGGTTCGGTAGGATTGGGCGGAGCGTTGACGCTATTTGCATCCCTCGCTCAAGATTATGTTCGAGCTCATAACTTTCCTTCAGCGCAAGAATTGGATGGAAGGATGATTTCTCTTTTTGGAGACGCGGAACTCGATGAGGGCAACGTTTTTGAGGCGTTATTTGAAGGCCGAAAGCATAACATCCAAAATCTTTGGTGGATCATAGACTACAATCGTCAGAGTTTGGACAGTGTCGTGACGGATCAGGTGTTTTCTCGCCTCAGTGACTTGTTCCAGTCTATGGATTGGAATGTAGAGACTATCAAATATGGAAATTTATTGCGACAAGCTGCTTCTAAACCCGGCGGCAACGCATTGCTTTCATGGATTGATGATTGCCCAAATCAGTTATATTCGGCTCTAACCTTCAAAGGGGGTGCAGCCTGGCGGGAACGCCTTAAGTTGGACATTGGAGATGCTTCTGGTATGGCGGGGCTGCTAGATGAGTATGATGATGTTGAGTTACATTCTCTTATGACAAATCTGGCAGGGCACGATATGGGATCGGTTCTCGACGCCTATGGGGCGGCAGCAGCTTCAGATCGGCCGACATGCATCATTGCATACACTATTAAAGGTTATGGGCTTCCCTTGGCGGGTCACAAGGATAATCATGCAGGCTTGATGAGCCTAGAGCAGATGGAGAAATTTAGAAACCAATGTGGTGTCCGGGAAGGGGAGGAATGGGAGCATTTCGCGGGGCTCTCGGAACACAAGGATGATTTAAGAGGCTTTATCAAAAGGGTTCCGTTTTCTTGCAGGGAGCAACGGCAACATCAAGCAGGTCCTATTATTGTGCCTTCAAGATTAGAATTTCGTGAAACTGCAAACACGTCTACACAGGAATCTTTTGGAAGAATTTTAAACGAGTTAGGGAAAGAGGATAGCGAGTTTTCTCAGCGACTTGTTTCAACTTCGCCAGATGTTACTGTTTCGACGAATCTTGGGCCGTGGGTAAATAGAAAACATATCTTCGACCGACAAGAGAAGCCCGACATATTTAGTAGTGAAGAGGTTGTTTCNGCGCAGAGCTGGATTATGTCGCCTGCCGGGCAACATATAGAGCTCGGTATTGCGGAGAATAATCTGTTTTTAATGTTGGCGGCCCTCGGTCTCTCGGCAGAGTGGTTCGGTGTGCGACTTTTGCCTATTGGAACACTATACGATCCTTTCATTGCAAGAGGGCTGGATGCCCTTAATTATGCCTGTTATCAGGACGCACGGTTTATGCTAGTAGGGACCCCTTCAGGCATAACATTAGCACCAGAGGGTGGCGCCCACCAATCTATAGGGACCCCGCTGGTTGGTATAGGTCAACCAGGACTGACTTATTTCGAGCCGACATACGCGGATGAACTGGCTATCATTATGCAGTGGGGCTTTCGTCATATGCAGACAGACGATGGGGGCTCAATCTATCTTAGGCTCTCTACTAGGCCTCTGGAGCAACCTGATCGCAGTTTAAGTGAGGAGACGGTTAGCCAGATAATTTCAGGGGCCTATTGGCGGCAAAAACCTACGAGTGAGGCCTCTTTTGTTCTTGTTTACTGCGGGGCTGTGGCTCCCGAAGTAGAACATGCTTTTCATGAGGTATTGGAGGATGAACCGAGTGCCGGATTGTTGGCCATAACTTCGCCAGACCGAATCTACGAGAATTGGCAAAGTGTAAGAGGTCGGCAATCTNGTGAGAGAGACACTGGCCCCGCTTTTATAGAAGAGGTCCTTGAAATAGTGCCAAATTCGGCGGCCTTAATAACGGTCATTGATGGCCATCCGGCGACGTTAGCGTGGCTGGGCTCTGTGCGAGGCCATCGTATATATCCTCTAGGGGTGAGTACTTTTGGGCAATCTGGAGATATTTTGGATCTGTATGCTTCTTATGGCCTTGACTCAAATGCGATTATTNGTGCCGTAGCAACGGCCTGCTTACAAGCTCGATAA
- a CDS encoding trigger factor, whose translation MQVTETSSEGLRHEYQVLVSKNEVSGKISARLEELQKTIKINGFRPGKVPIGIXRQRYVDSVMGEVLQGMVDQTSQQVLEEQGVRPALQPQIEVKTFEEGKDLEYVLQVEVLPDIDVPELKSLKFTRLKSDPKDSEVDSAVERLAEQSRGFSEVKRXRKSKSGEILVIDFNGMVDGEPLQSAQGTDYNLRLGNNSFLPGFDDEILGLKPGDEKSVKVVLPDNYPDEKVRGSQAIFDVVVKKHLEPDELKIDDDLAKKLGLETIGALREAAKAELQRGYDEQSRNRLKREILDSFAEKYDFNVPSGMVEKEFEGIWGQFQQDMKQSDTDLEKLGKSEEELRSEYNHIAVRRIRLALLLSEIGRENDITVEREELNRAIIDQARRFPGREKEVADYFGSNPEALSSVHAPLFEDKVIDFVVEMAEISEEIVTVDALYASLEDPAERPTKKKRTSKKKSVKKTSEKVAPKKKRAARSPAKKKTV comes from the coding sequence ATGCAAGTAACAGAGACAAGTTCTGAAGGTTTAAGGCATGAGTACCAAGTTTTGGTCTCCAAAAATGAAGTGTCCGGCAAGATAAGTGCGCGNCTTGAGGAACTTCAAAAGACCATCAAAATTAATGGATTTCGGCCCGGAAAGGTGCCAATAGGGATTTTNAGGCAACGTTATGTCGACTCTGTTATGGGAGAGGTATTGCAAGGCATGGTCGACCAAACTTCTCAGCAAGTTCTTGAAGAACAGGGTGTTAGGCCGGCCTTACAACCTCAAATTGAAGTTAAAACATTCGAGGAGGGAAAGGACCTTGAGTATGTGCTGCAAGTTGAGGTCCTGCCTGATATTGATGTCCCTGAACTAAAAAGCCTTAAATTTACTAGACTTAAATCTGACCCAAAAGACTCGGAGGTCGATTCCGCGGTGGAACGGCTTGCTGAGCAGAGCAGAGGGTTCTCAGAAGTAAAGCGGGNACGCAAATCTAAATCTGGAGAGATCCTGGTTATTGATTTTAATGGTATGGTTGATGGTGAGCCGCTCCAGAGCGCCCAGGGGACCGATTACAACTTACGTCTTGGTAATAATTCTTTTTTGCCCGGGTTTGATGATGAGATTTTAGGGTTGAAGCCGGGGGATGAGAAGTCGGTAAAGGTTGTTTTACCCGATAATTATCCTGATGAGAAGGTCCGGGGAAGCCAGGCGATCTTTGACGTTGTAGTGAAAAAACATTTGGAACCCGACGAACTAAAAATAGATGATGATTTGGCCAAAAAACTGGGACTAGAGACAATAGGAGCTCTCCGAGAAGCGGCGAAAGCGGAATTACAGCGGGGCTACGATGAGCAAAGCCGAAACCGACTAAAACGGGAGATTCTGGATTCTTTTGCGGAAAAATATGATTTCAATGTCCCATCGGGAATGGTCGAAAAAGAGTTCGAAGGTATTTGGGGACAGTTTCAACAGGATATGAAACAGAGCGATACTGACCTGGAAAAGTTGGGTAAATCAGAGGAGGAACTCCGGAGTGAGTATAACCATATTGCTGTACGGCGGATCAGACTAGCTTTGCTATTGTCGGAAATTGGACGTGAGAATGACATAACTGTCGAACGGGAGGAATTAAATAGGGCAATAATTGATCAAGCTAGACGTTTTCCTGGCCGCGAGAAAGAAGTAGCAGATTATTTTGGTTCTAATCCAGAAGCCTTAAGTAGTGTTCACGCGCCGCTGTTTGAAGATAAAGTGATTGATTTTGTCGTTGAGATGGCGGAAATTTCTGAAGAGATTGTAACCGTAGATGCCCTCTATGCTAGCCTCGAGGACCCTGCCGAGAGGCCTACTAAAAAGAAACGAACTAGCAAAAAGAAATCAGTGAAAAAAACATCTGAGAAAGTTGCTCCTAAGAAGAAACGCGCTGCCCGAAGCCCTGCCAAAAAGAAAACCGTATAA
- the clpP gene encoding ATP-dependent Clp endopeptidase, proteolytic subunit ClpP — MGHPRDTYMSALVPMVVEQTNRGERAYDIYSRLLKERIIFLTGPVDDHVASVITAQFLFLEAENPEKDISFYINSPGGIVSSGLAIYDTIQYITPKVSTLCIGQAASMGSLLLTAGAKGSRYSVPNARIMIHQPSGGFSGQASDIEIHAREILSLRSRLNEIYAKHTGKKLKAIEDAMERDHFLTAEDAKDFGLIDQVVETRPKATA; from the coding sequence ATGGGTCATCCTAGAGATACATACATGAGTGCACTAGTGCCTATGGTTGTTGAGCAGACTAATCGTGGAGAGCGCGCCTATGATATTTATTCTAGGCTTTTGAAGGAAAGAATTATATTCTTAACAGGACCTGTGGACGACCATGTGGCCTCTGTAATTACAGCTCAATTTCTATTTTTAGAAGCTGAGAATCCTGAAAAAGATATCTCTTTTTATATAAACTCACCTGGAGGTATTGTTTCATCAGGGTTAGCTATTTACGACACGATTCAGTATATTACTCCCAAGGTTTCGACATTGTGCATTGGTCAAGCAGCTTCCATGGGATCCCTTTTGCTTACAGCTGGTGCCAAAGGGTCCAGATATTCGGTTCCTAACGCAAGAATTATGATCCATCAACCGTCTGGGGGGTTTTCTGGACAGGCTTCAGATATTGAGATTCACGCTAGAGAAATTCTTTCACTGCGTTCCAGACTGAATGAGATTTATGCTAAGCACACTGGCAAAAAGCTGAAGGCTATCGAAGATGCCATGGAAAGAGACCATTTTTTAACGGCTGAGGATGCGAAAGATTTCGGATTAATTGACCAAGTGGTGGAGACAAGGCCGAAGGCAACTGCTTGA